Proteins from a single region of Salinigranum halophilum:
- a CDS encoding DUF555 domain-containing protein codes for MDCRVVVEAAVPVYDVETEDEAIRIAISKTGEMLNPDLNYVEIEMGSRTSPSGEELLPAFVAADEALVALELEMRVFNVEQEEHAARIARKEIGKRLTNIPLQVLLVEPIPEEGENETAEHADSGRTPTEEDESGHGDGESDDDLIPEFEDLVEDN; via the coding sequence ATGGATTGCAGAGTCGTCGTCGAGGCCGCGGTCCCCGTGTACGACGTCGAGACGGAAGACGAGGCGATCCGTATCGCGATCTCGAAGACGGGCGAGATGCTGAACCCCGACCTCAACTACGTCGAAATCGAGATGGGGTCGCGGACCTCGCCCTCGGGGGAGGAGCTCCTGCCCGCGTTCGTCGCGGCCGACGAGGCGCTCGTCGCGCTCGAACTGGAGATGCGCGTGTTCAACGTCGAACAGGAAGAACACGCCGCCCGCATCGCGCGCAAGGAGATCGGGAAACGACTCACCAACATCCCGCTCCAGGTGCTTCTCGTCGAGCCGATTCCCGAGGAGGGAGAGAACGAGACGGCAGAGCACGCGGACTCCGGCCGAACACCGACAGAAGAGGACGAGTCGGGCCACGGCGACGGTGAGAGTGACGACGACCTCATCCCGGAGTTCGAAGACCTCGTCGAGGACAACTGA